A genomic stretch from Eretmochelys imbricata isolate rEreImb1 chromosome 24, rEreImb1.hap1, whole genome shotgun sequence includes:
- the PMF1 gene encoding polyamine-modulated factor 1, with product MAAAGGEGPARAEGEAAAAAGSFSSLPAQEEEPGRGQLFDTVVDAFLEKLVAAGSYQRFANCYHRFYKLQPEMTRSIYDQFISQLQTSIQEEIREIKEEGNLEELFASMDKIVEEAKNREEPAWRPSGIPEEDIHSAMVPYLLKHQTYLRKALKEKEEENRKLAESVLAGRARISEMQQQIQNRKQAWQAISKEQRELIMTFQEPE from the exons ATGGCGGCGGCTGGCGGTGAGGGCCCGGCGCGGGCGGAGGGCGAGGCGGCCGCCGCCGCTGGCAGCTTCTCTTCGCTGCCAGCCCAGGAGGAAGAGCCGGGCCGCGGGCAGCTCTTCGACACCGTGGTGGACGCTTTCCTGGAGAAGCTGGTGGCCGCCGGCAG TTACCAGAGGTTTGCAAACTGCTACCATCGCTTCTATAAACTCCAGCCTGAAATGACCAGAAGTATATATGATCAGTTTATATCCCAACTGCAAACTTCCATTCAG GAGGAGATTCGTGAGATAAAGGAGGAAGGGAATCTTGAGGAGCTCTTTGCCTCGATGGATAAAATTGTGGAGGAAGCAAAGAATCGGGAAGAGCCCGCGTG GCGCCCCAGTGGGATCCCGGAGGAAGATATTCATAGTGCCATGGTGCCATACCTCCTGAAGCACCAGACATACCTGCGTAAAGCCctgaaagagaaggaagaggagaacaGGAAGCTGGCAGAGTCTGTATTGGCCGGACGGGCGAGAATCTCAGAGATGCAGCAGCAGATACAAAATCGCAAGCAAGCATGGCAG GCAATTAGTAAAGAACAGAGAGAACTAATCATGACGTTCCAGGAGCCCGAATGA